Genomic DNA from Fimbriimonas ginsengisoli Gsoil 348:
CCGGATACAGCAGTGCTTCCTGACGGTAGCTCATTCCCAACTGACGCCGCGCCACGCGGAAGAGGCTGGCCCCCTTGCCACTCCCGAGGGCGATCAGAGCGAGGATTCGGGTCGAGATCGCGGCATCTCCCGCCCCGAAGGTCGGCCCGGTCAACTCAATCGTCGAAACCCCGCCCGGATTCTTGGCCAGAGGCTTCGGAAGAGCCTCATACTTGCTCGGCTCGGGAAGCCGGGGTGTGATCCACTTGTCCATCCGACCGCTCCAATTCTCCTCAGCCTCCCCTTCCTTCACCGGGCCTCCGACGCCGAGCGTAATGTTCTCCGGACGGAAGAGCGCATGGTAGAGGTCCTGAACCTCACTCGGCCGGGGATTTCTCGTCCGCTCATACGGGCGGAGTGCCGCAACCCAGGAAGTCGCTTTGGCGGACGGCAGGATCGCCGGAACCGTCAGGCGCGAGGACCGACACAGCGCCTCCATCAGGCTCAACCCCTCGCGCAAGTTCGCCGGCGGCACATGAAACGAGATCCGTACGTAGTCGGGTCCGGCGGAGCACCGGACCGGGTCCCCACCGGTGACAGTGAGAATGTCCCGGCGAGCATAGCCTTCGACCTCCCGCGGGATCGCTTCCACCAAGGCATCGAGAGAATCGGCTTGACGGGCCGTCAGGTTCGGAATCCGCGCGATCGCCTGAATCGAAACCTCTCGAGCCCCCGGCTCGACGTTTTCAACCACCAGACCGGCGAACAGAGCGGCGGCAAACAGAATCACCGCTTCACCGCCAATGCTCTGGGCCGCGATGCCCGCCCGGTAAATCCGTTAAACGCTCGCTCGAACTCTGCAAATTGAAGGGAATCCAAATTTTCCAACATGATCTCCGGCTTCAGATCCCGTTCGCAAACCAGCAGCATCC
This window encodes:
- a CDS encoding insulinase family protein — translated: MILFAAALFAGLVVENVEPGAREVSIQAIARIPNLTARQADSLDALVEAIPREVEGYARRDILTVTGGDPVRCSAGPDYVRISFHVPPANLREGLSLMEALCRSSRLTVPAILPSAKATSWVAALRPYERTRNPRPSEVQDLYHALFRPENITLGVGGPVKEGEAEENWSGRMDKWITPRLPEPSKYEALPKPLAKNPGGVSTIELTGPTFGAGDAAISTRILALIALGSGKGASLFRVARRQLGMSYRQEALLYPVPDGWQSRILLETSATDGLDKQAEALRAALVEDVKGWTDADLKRARGMAEAVFLRGVDFSPFAFGPAGTFDDTLEGRTFLRTYWRLKTGEPWDAKALVKTMQVVTLDDLREIALGVLTEGKTRVLPAG